Proteins encoded together in one Penaeus vannamei isolate JL-2024 chromosome 9, ASM4276789v1, whole genome shotgun sequence window:
- the LOC113828251 gene encoding protein sprouty codes for MSHDGRSQGGGGGGGCAGGPGTTTSPQGSPITLSVPRPDHQRTTNLYVDTPFKHRVAPRSRPGQHPSPAGGRAPHSTDLPLVHGAPARSSGKRPAAAAKLTAAQTSLSVGTTVKGGSLEGSTAGVTLGPQGSRAPVIRKQPAALTFTKGGRDDIDGESIICSWCGRCRCEACTKPRPPPAAWLCRNKCLCSPAAVVDYASCLCCVKGVLYHCSKDGDADFDSAADHPCSCGGPHALRGWACLALASVPLPCLLCYWPLTAARRLLESTYQRCTSHGCRCPQGVGARHHPPPPPEKRPLHDCA; via the coding sequence ATGTCTCACGATGGCCGCAGCcaaggcgggggcggcggggggggctGTGCGGGGGGGCCGggcaccaccacctccccccaggGCAGCCCCATCACGCTCTCCGTGCCCCGCCCGGACCACCAGCGCACCACCAACCTCTACGTGGACACGCCCTTCAAGCACCGCGTGGCGCCCCGCTCGCGGCCCGGCCAGCATCCTTCGCCGGCGGGGGGTCGCGCCCCCCACTCCACGGACCTGCCGCTGGTCCACGGCGCGCCCGCCCGCAGCAGCGGCAAGAGGCCGGCCGCCGCGGCCAAGCTTACGGCCGCCCAGACAAGCTTGAGCGTCGGGACGACAGTGAAGGGCGGCAGCCTCGAGGGCAGCACCGCGGGCGTGACCCTCGGGCCGCAGGGCAGCCGCGCGCCCGTCATCAGGAAGCAGCCCGCCGCCCTCACGTTCACGAAGGGCGGCCGCGACGACATCGACGGCGAGTCCATCATCTGCTCGTGGTGCGGCCGCTGCCGGTGCGAGGCGTGCACCAAGCCGCGGCCGCCGCCTGCGGCCTGGCTCTGCCGCAACAAGTGCCTGTGCTCGCCCGCAGCCGTGGTCGACTACGCGTCGTGCCTGTGCTGCGTCAAGGGCGTGCTGTACCACTGCAGCAAGGACGGCGACGCCGACTTCGACTCGGCCGCGGACCACCCGTGCTCGTGCGGCGGCCCGCATGCGCTGCGGGGCTGGGCGTGCCTGGCCCTCGCCTCCGTACCTCTGCCGTGCCTGCTCTGCTACTGGCCCCTGACGGCGGCGCGGCGCCTGCTGGAGAGCACGTACCAGCGGTGCACGAGCCACGGGTGCCGCTGCCCCCAGGGCGTGGGCGCGCGCCACCACCCGCCGCCGCCCCCGGAGAAGCGGCCGCTGCACGACTGCGCCTGA